From one Simplicispira suum genomic stretch:
- a CDS encoding response regulator transcription factor, which produces MINIGIVDDHAIVRSGLRQFLSEHVDLRVVAEAGNGREAIDLVRNHEVDVLLMDLAMPGQSGLDALAMLRAKAPDMGILILSGYPEEHYAISLIRQGASGYLNKECEPKEIVEAIRTISLGKRYLTPSVAELLAQQLNRKDDAPPHEQLSEREFQVFLKLARGETAGDIAKALSLSVKTVSTYRTRLMEKMALSSNSDLTYYALKNRLID; this is translated from the coding sequence ATGATCAATATCGGGATTGTTGACGACCACGCCATCGTTCGCTCGGGGCTGCGCCAGTTCCTGTCCGAGCATGTCGATCTGCGCGTGGTGGCGGAGGCCGGCAATGGGCGCGAAGCCATCGACCTGGTGCGCAACCACGAGGTCGACGTGCTTCTGATGGACCTGGCCATGCCGGGCCAAAGCGGCCTGGATGCACTGGCCATGTTGCGCGCCAAGGCACCTGATATGGGCATTCTGATTCTCAGCGGCTACCCGGAGGAACACTACGCCATTTCGCTGATTCGCCAGGGTGCCAGTGGCTACCTGAACAAGGAATGCGAGCCCAAGGAAATCGTCGAGGCCATTCGCACCATTTCGCTGGGCAAGCGCTACCTCACGCCATCGGTGGCGGAACTTCTGGCCCAGCAACTCAACCGCAAGGACGACGCACCACCGCACGAGCAACTCTCGGAGCGCGAATTTCAGGTGTTCCTCAAGCTCGCGCGCGGCGAAACAGCGGGTGACATTGCCAAGGCGCTCTCTCTGAGCGTCAAGACAGTAAGCACCTACCGCACACGCCTGATGGAAAAAATGGCCCTCAGCTCGAACAGCGACCTGACCTATTACGCGCTGAAGAACCGCTTGATCGACTGA
- a CDS encoding response regulator codes for MKLKTYIVEDNATIRENLIGTLEELATIEPVGAAETEDDGKAWLTDPTAQWDLAIVDLFLRQGSGLGVLAACRERKPHQRVVVLSNYATPDVRMRCAQLGVDAVFDKSNEIDALVDYCISQTGGLDAGHSQRVS; via the coding sequence GTGAAATTGAAAACCTATATCGTCGAAGACAACGCCACGATCCGGGAAAACCTGATTGGAACGCTGGAAGAGCTTGCAACCATCGAGCCGGTGGGTGCTGCCGAAACCGAAGACGATGGCAAGGCCTGGCTCACCGACCCCACGGCGCAATGGGATCTGGCAATCGTGGATTTGTTTTTGCGCCAGGGCAGCGGACTGGGTGTCTTGGCCGCCTGCCGCGAGCGCAAGCCTCACCAGCGGGTGGTGGTTCTGAGCAACTACGCCACCCCCGACGTGCGCATGCGCTGCGCGCAGCTTGGAGTGGACGCGGTGTTCGATAAATCGAATGAAATAGATGCTCTGGTCGACTACTGCATTTCGCAAACTGGTGGGCTCGATGCGGGACACTCGCAGCGCGTCTCCTGA
- a CDS encoding HesA/MoeB/ThiF family protein, producing the protein MTDDQLLRYSRHILLDEIGIEGQERILASHALVIGAGGLGSPALMYLVAAGVGQITLVDDDSVDLTNLQRQIAHTSERVGQAKVESAAQAMRAINPDPLLRPMQRRVDAQLLDMLVPAADVVLDCSDNYATRQAINAACVRHGRPLVAGAVLRFDGQITVVDQRVSGTACYACLFSPQAQFEEEACSTLGVFAPLVGVVGAVQAAEALKILIGTGRSLAGFLLMLDGRSMEWTRMQTSRDPACPVCQSAA; encoded by the coding sequence ATGACCGACGACCAGCTGCTGCGTTACTCGCGCCACATACTTCTTGACGAGATCGGCATTGAAGGCCAGGAGCGCATTCTTGCCAGCCATGCACTGGTCATCGGTGCGGGCGGTCTCGGCTCTCCGGCGCTGATGTACCTGGTAGCGGCCGGTGTAGGCCAGATCACGCTGGTGGACGACGACAGCGTCGACCTCACCAACCTGCAGCGCCAGATTGCCCACACCAGCGAGCGCGTGGGCCAGGCCAAGGTGGAGTCAGCGGCCCAAGCGATGCGGGCGATCAACCCCGACCCGCTGCTTCGCCCCATGCAACGGCGCGTGGATGCCCAATTGCTCGACATGCTGGTGCCGGCAGCGGACGTGGTGCTCGATTGCAGCGACAACTACGCCACCCGCCAGGCCATCAACGCCGCCTGTGTGCGCCACGGGCGCCCATTGGTGGCCGGCGCGGTCCTTCGCTTTGATGGACAAATCACCGTGGTAGACCAGCGCGTGAGCGGCACAGCGTGCTACGCCTGCCTGTTTTCGCCGCAAGCTCAGTTCGAAGAAGAGGCCTGCTCCACACTGGGCGTATTTGCACCCCTTGTTGGCGTGGTGGGCGCCGTCCAGGCTGCCGAAGCGCTCAAGATTCTGATCGGCACCGGCCGCTCCTTGGCTGGGTTTTTGTTGATGCTTGACGGGCGTTCGATGGAGTGGACCCGCATGCAGACGTCGCGTGATCCGGCCTGTCCGGTGTGTCAATCCGCCGCGTAG
- a CDS encoding S41 family peptidase has translation MGQKLKITGWVAVGVLAGALTTVSLQTVARGAMSPLPLEEIQQLSAVFGLIKTDYVEPVDDKKLITDAISGMVSSLDPHSQYFDKKSFAEFREGTSGRFVGLGIEITQEDGLIKIVSPIEGSPAFRAGLKTNDLITKIEDTPVKTLTLSEAVKRMRGQPDTQVTLTILRKDESRTFPVTITREEIKTHSVKGKIIEPGYGWIRLSQFQDRTVEDFVQKAQELYKQDPRLKGLVLDLRNDPGGLLDGAVAISAAFLPPDVTVVTTDGQLADSKATYKASPEFYGRRGDPLAGLPAALKTVPLVVLVNEGSASASEIVAGALQDHKRAIVMGSQTFGKGSVQTVRPLGPDTGIKLTTARYYTPSGKSIQAKGIVPDVMIDETAEGNLFAALRMREADLDKHLTSGQGAEVQDAAREKAREEARKRLEEEAKKTPAERRVPDFGSDKDFPLQQAVNQLRGKPVLVSKTQTERKEEKKDTP, from the coding sequence ATGGGTCAGAAACTGAAAATCACGGGTTGGGTGGCGGTTGGCGTCCTTGCTGGAGCACTGACCACGGTGTCGCTACAGACCGTAGCGCGCGGTGCCATGTCACCTCTGCCGCTGGAAGAAATCCAGCAGCTCTCGGCCGTTTTCGGCTTGATCAAGACCGACTATGTGGAGCCGGTTGACGACAAGAAGCTGATCACGGATGCCATCTCGGGCATGGTCTCAAGCCTGGATCCGCACTCGCAGTATTTCGATAAAAAGTCTTTCGCCGAATTCCGCGAAGGCACCTCGGGCCGTTTTGTCGGGCTGGGCATCGAGATTACGCAGGAAGATGGCCTGATCAAAATTGTCTCGCCCATTGAAGGCTCGCCCGCCTTCCGCGCCGGCCTCAAGACCAACGACCTGATCACCAAGATTGAAGACACGCCCGTCAAGACCCTGACCCTGAGCGAGGCGGTCAAGCGCATGCGCGGCCAGCCCGACACGCAGGTGACGCTGACCATTTTGCGCAAGGACGAGAGCCGCACCTTTCCGGTCACCATCACGCGCGAAGAGATCAAAACCCATTCCGTCAAAGGCAAGATCATCGAGCCCGGCTACGGATGGATTCGCCTCTCGCAGTTCCAGGACCGCACGGTGGAAGATTTTGTGCAAAAGGCGCAAGAGCTGTACAAGCAAGATCCCCGCCTCAAAGGCCTGGTGCTCGACCTGCGCAACGACCCGGGCGGTCTGCTGGACGGCGCGGTGGCCATTTCTGCTGCCTTCCTGCCGCCAGACGTTACCGTGGTCACGACAGACGGCCAATTGGCCGACAGCAAGGCCACTTACAAGGCATCGCCCGAGTTCTACGGACGCCGGGGCGATCCACTCGCCGGCTTGCCAGCGGCACTCAAGACCGTGCCATTGGTGGTCCTGGTGAACGAAGGTTCGGCATCGGCGAGCGAAATCGTTGCAGGCGCCCTGCAAGACCACAAACGGGCCATCGTCATGGGCAGCCAGACCTTTGGCAAAGGCTCGGTGCAAACCGTGCGCCCCCTCGGGCCGGACACGGGGATCAAGCTCACCACGGCGCGCTATTACACGCCCAGCGGCAAGTCCATTCAGGCCAAAGGCATCGTGCCCGACGTGATGATCGACGAGACAGCCGAAGGCAACCTCTTCGCGGCGCTGCGCATGCGCGAAGCCGACCTCGACAAGCACCTGACCAGCGGACAGGGAGCCGAGGTTCAGGACGCCGCACGCGAGAAGGCCCGCGAAGAAGCGCGCAAACGGCTGGAGGAAGAGGCCAAAAAGACACCAGCCGAACGCCGCGTTCCGGACTTCGGCTCCGACAAGGATTTTCCCCTTCAGCAAGCCGTCAACCAGCTGCGTGGCAAACCCGTACTGGTAAGCAAGACGCAAACCGAACGCAAGGAAGAGAAAAAGGACACGCCATAG
- the grxC gene encoding glutaredoxin 3 produces the protein MQTVKMYTTAVCPYCIRAKQILKSKGVEQIEEIRIDTNPEARQRMMEITGRRTVPQIFIGETHVGGHDELLALDGRGELVPLLGAA, from the coding sequence ATGCAAACCGTCAAGATGTACACCACCGCCGTTTGCCCTTACTGCATTCGAGCCAAGCAAATTCTCAAGTCCAAAGGTGTCGAGCAGATTGAAGAAATTCGCATCGATACCAACCCGGAGGCGCGCCAGCGCATGATGGAAATCACCGGCCGGCGCACGGTTCCCCAGATCTTCATTGGTGAAACCCATGTGGGCGGCCACGATGAGCTGTTGGCTCTGGACGGCCGGGGTGAACTGGTGCCGCTTTTGGGCGCTGCATAA
- the secB gene encoding protein-export chaperone SecB, with product MANEETPVFQIQRVYLKDISLEQPNSPGILLEAEQPSVDIQLGVEANPVADGIYEVAVTATVQTKIKDKTVFLVEAKQAGIFEIRNVPQDQMGPIMGIACPQIVYPYLRGNVADVINRAGFPAVHLAEINFQAMYEQQQAQTAGTGDTATLPQ from the coding sequence ATGGCGAACGAAGAGACTCCCGTATTCCAGATCCAGCGCGTCTATCTGAAAGACATCTCCCTGGAGCAGCCCAACTCGCCCGGCATCCTGCTGGAAGCGGAGCAGCCCAGCGTGGACATCCAGCTGGGCGTTGAAGCCAACCCGGTGGCCGATGGCATTTACGAAGTGGCGGTCACGGCCACGGTGCAAACCAAAATCAAGGACAAGACCGTGTTCCTGGTCGAGGCCAAGCAGGCCGGAATCTTTGAAATTCGCAACGTCCCCCAAGACCAGATGGGCCCGATCATGGGCATCGCCTGCCCCCAAATCGTCTACCCCTACCTGCGTGGCAATGTGGCCGACGTGATCAACCGCGCCGGCTTCCCGGCCGTGCATCTGGCGGAAATCAACTTCCAGGCGATGTACGAGCAGCAGCAGGCGCAGACCGCCGGCACCGGCGATACCGCTACTTTGCCCCAGTAA
- a CDS encoding rhodanese-like domain-containing protein: MNFIVENWYLFVMAIGSGAMLLVPMLKGGGMGGLSAAAAVQLVNREKAVLIDVCSADEYAAGHAVGARNAPLADLETRLPALVKNKAVPVVLLCASGARSKRAAAIARKLGYSNVQVLSGGLNSWKEANLPVEKV; encoded by the coding sequence GTGAATTTCATCGTCGAGAACTGGTATTTGTTTGTTATGGCCATCGGCTCGGGCGCGATGTTGCTGGTCCCCATGCTCAAAGGCGGAGGGATGGGCGGCTTGTCGGCAGCGGCCGCCGTTCAGCTCGTGAACCGGGAGAAAGCCGTGCTGATCGACGTCTGCAGCGCCGACGAATACGCAGCGGGCCACGCTGTGGGCGCACGCAATGCGCCGCTGGCCGATCTGGAAACCCGCTTGCCCGCACTGGTGAAGAACAAGGCGGTTCCCGTGGTGTTGCTGTGTGCCAGCGGTGCCCGCTCCAAGCGCGCAGCGGCGATTGCGCGAAAACTGGGGTATTCCAATGTTCAAGTGCTCTCCGGCGGCCTCAACAGCTGGAAAGAGGCCAACCTGCCAGTTGAAAAAGTCTGA
- the gpmA gene encoding 2,3-diphosphoglycerate-dependent phosphoglycerate mutase produces the protein MHKLVLIRHGESTWNLDNRFTGWTDVDLTATGIEQAKTAGRLLREEGYEFDLACTSVLKRAIHTLWHCLDAMERQWLPVIKSWRLNERHYGALQGLNKGETAKKYGDEQVLVWRRSYDTPPPALDASDERSERTDLRYAGLADGQVPLTECLKDTVERVMPFWNDTLAPAIRSGQRVVVSAHGNSIRALVKYLDDVSDADIVGLNIPNGIPLVYELDADLKPLRHFYLGDAEAVAKAAAAVAAQGKA, from the coding sequence ATGCACAAGCTCGTACTTATTCGCCACGGTGAATCCACCTGGAACCTCGACAACCGATTCACGGGATGGACCGATGTGGACCTGACGGCAACCGGCATCGAACAGGCCAAAACCGCCGGCCGGCTGCTGCGTGAAGAAGGCTACGAGTTCGATCTGGCGTGCACCAGCGTGCTCAAGCGCGCCATTCACACGCTCTGGCATTGCCTGGACGCCATGGAGCGCCAGTGGCTGCCCGTGATAAAAAGCTGGCGCCTCAACGAGCGCCATTACGGTGCGCTGCAGGGCCTGAACAAAGGCGAGACAGCCAAAAAATACGGCGATGAGCAGGTGCTGGTCTGGCGCCGCAGCTACGACACCCCGCCCCCGGCGCTGGACGCCAGCGACGAGCGCAGCGAGCGCACCGACCTGCGCTACGCCGGCCTGGCCGACGGGCAGGTGCCGCTCACCGAATGCCTCAAGGACACCGTGGAGCGCGTGATGCCGTTCTGGAACGACACGCTGGCGCCCGCGATACGTTCGGGCCAGCGCGTGGTCGTGTCCGCGCACGGCAACTCGATCCGCGCCCTCGTCAAGTACCTGGACGACGTCTCGGATGCCGACATCGTGGGGTTGAACATCCCCAACGGCATTCCGCTGGTCTATGAGCTGGATGCCGATTTGAAGCCTTTGCGCCATTTCTACCTGGGCGACGCCGAGGCGGTGGCCAAGGCCGCTGCGGCCGTGGCCGCTCAAGGCAAGGCGTAA